In Alnus glutinosa chromosome 7, dhAlnGlut1.1, whole genome shotgun sequence, the sequence TCAGCTCTTCTTCCCCAAAATCATCGCCAACTGTGCAGACTCAAGCAGAGGAGGATATGCATATTTGGGTAGATTTGCGATATTTGGCTCCCCCACTCATCAATCTTAGCAAGCCTTTTTCATAGATTTTTTTATGGTGGAGAGAAGGTTCATGAATGATGTAtgtgttttcatatttttttttttctggattcGTCATTTCTGTGAATTGGGTACCCAtagttttgattcttttgaagcTAGTGTCAGTAAGAGATAAGAGGATGTGAAGAAACAGAGGAAAGAGCAAAAAGAAATAGAGGCAAAACAGAGTATGGTGTTGAATCTCATTGGTTCTCTTCACTCCGTCTCTCCCAGCCATGAAGAGCTCTCCTTCTACCGACGACAACCGGCTGAACTTCAAACCCGCACCCCCGCCCCGCTGAACCGCACCCCCGCCCCACGTCACCCCCTCCCCGCACGAACCCGCCCCATACGGGTTCCCCTAAAATTATGCGgattgcgggttggaaattgcCAACCCAcaggggtgcggggcgggggcgGGGGCGAAAAAGGCAGAAATCCGCACCCCCCCCCCCGcgccccatgctcacccctaTAGATTACTTGATGCATCTTCCGTTAGAAAAATTGATTGAATTTGTTATTGTGCTACCTATTTTAGGTGGCCAAATCACCCAAAATGATCATGAGGTGGTTTAACCACCCCCTTTGAACAAATTTTGGGTGGCTGAGCCCCACCTCATTGGCCAAATCCACCACTAGCCATTTAATTTTTGCTCAGTCTATTCTCTAAGGCAAATATTAAATATTGTTAACATAGCAAGATCCGTTGCTATTCATGATGGTAAATCTCCTCCTCAGATCATGCCACCTCCTCAAAAGATATTTCCTTACATATCTCCTCCAATCAAGCCCTCACAGATATGATTGCAAACTACATTGGGAAAGTTACCACACCTTGCAGTATATACACTCACATCAAAAAAGGAAAGTTACCAGTTACCACACCTTGTATAGCAAAAGTCTAACTAGTTTTGACACCTATCACcttgtatttctttttacttCCTTCTTGACTTACACACACACGTACGTAGTTGTATATAATACTGTATGTACTCTTTGTAAAAGCAAGTGAAACATTTTTACTTCCATACAATATATTCATTCTcctttctttcatggtatcaaagctagcTCTTCTAGAAGCCTCAACTTAATTTCGTTCCGTGGCATCTTCAAGTGCTTCAGCTACCACTTGGTCTCTACCAGCTTTTCCTCATCCTAGCTACTATTTACAAGCTTGAGGGTGGGAACAACTACCTTACATGATTGTCCCAATTTCTGCCATTTTTGCACAATCATGAGCTATTGGGTATCATTGACAGTACTGACCCGAGCTCACAGCAATTTCTTATCAATGATAAAGATGAGAAAACTCTTAATCCAACTTATGTAACCTGGACTATGAAATATCAGTAGTTATTTCGATGGATCAATTTGTCTCTCAATGAGAAGGTCCTCTCCACTTTGTATGGTCTACACACATCAAGACAAGTCTGGTCTGCTTTAGCCAGTCGATTGACATCTCACTCTCGTTCCCAAATTCCCAATCTGAAAAGCCAGTTGTAGAATATCACACAGGGATCCAAAACATGCACCGAATATCTACAAAGTGCAAAAATTTTGGCTAATTAACTAGCGGTAGTAGGTAAAGCTATGGAGCATGAAGATCTTATCTCCTTCATTAATGTCAGTGGCTTAAACCCCACTTTCAATAATTTCGTtaccaatttttcttttactacTAGCGAGCATGGTATTTCTTTTGATGATTTTAAAGAAGAATTGTTGAATCATGAGATTATATTAaataaagaatgagaaattacactttaccccctgaAGTTGACACCAATTCGCAATTCTGGTACCAATGTTTTAATTGCGTCAATTGCAGCCCATAAAGTTCAAGAAATTTGCAATCCACTtccttccgtccaattgctgCACCCACATGCGCATCACGTGAGTTTTTTACGCCAAAAAGATGGAAATGCCCTCGTCAAAACGCTGCGTTTTTATGAGTCTCCTTCTCAgcaaattttctcaaaattgacaagaacaaaaaaagcgTTGGTCACTGGTGGGGAAAAGGCGTTGGTCGCCGTTTGGGGGGAAGAGGCAGAGCTAGGTTgggacaagagagagagagaccttctCTTCTCCGATTCTTCTCCCATTCTCTTCCCCgattcttctttccttttctttgctCTTCATATTCTCCTTTCACAGAGAACAAAAAGAccgagagaaattgagagagagggagagtcagattgagagagagaatctGAGATGGAAAGGGAGTGACCCAAGAGAGAGACCTAAGGTGAGTTCTGGTAGGATCTCCCTACAACCCGAAAACCCGACGAACTCAAACAAGTAGAAACTGTAAGAGAGGCCTAATCCTTCAATTGATCGGCCGGTGGGTGGTGCTGGACAACGCTGACAAAACCAAATGAGCTGGTTCTCCGACAGTTCATGGTGGGTCGACGATGGCAGAACCTAGCTCTACCTCTTTCCCCCCAAACGGCGAACAACGCCTCTTCCCCACCGGCAACCAaggcctttctttttttttttcttttttcttttttttttttttctatttttcaatttcgaGAAAATTTGCTAAGAAGGAGACTCATCAAAACGCAATATTTTGATGAGGGCATTTCCATTTTGGCCCAAAAAACTCATGTGCCGCGCATGTAGgttcattttcatttcattagAGGGAGCAATTGAACGGAAGGGGGTGAATTGTAAATTTCTTGAACTTTATGTGCTGCAATTGACGCAATTGAAATATTAGTGTCAGAATTGCGAATTGGTGTCAACTTCAAGGGTAGGGGTGTAATCGAGCCAATCTTGAGCGGGTATCCCCTATTCGAGCTTggcttgattttctttttgtttggctcgagctcaagctcgtgATGAGCCCTATTTCTATGCTTAAGCTCGACTTGCCCAAAGGTGAACCATgtgcgagctcgagctcgagttcgatcATGTTGGctaagctcgagctcgagtacACGACTCAAGATTGGTTTGAGTAAGATGAAAAAGGCTGAGCATTGCCCCTTCAACGCTTGAAATCTCTCTCCATCATGTTACACCCGATGCTGGAACATCCCAAAGCAGAAGACAACGGCCCACAGAACAACTGAGACCGTGCAtcatatgaagaagaagaaaattatttagaAACGGCACCTTTGAATgactaagaaaagaaaattaaaaataaaaatgccttaggtgagaaaataaaaatgaagtgaagaagaataagaaaatggCCAACAGAtcggaagaaaaagagaagatgaGAAGCATTGAAGAAAGTTATTGAATTGGGAAATTGAAGAATTAGGCGTGCATGAGAAGACTAAGCGCGTTGTCCAAGGCCACGTGTAAGACAATGAAAGGCCAGATAAAATGGTGAAATGCAAGCTGGATGCAGCCGTCATCCATTATAAAAGAAATGTGCGTTTAATGTTTTGGAAGCATGCGTTTTGGTAAGCTTTTATACAGCCTATACATTAAAgatgactcttttttttttttttttgtcacgtTAAAGATAAGTTAGATAACCAATTCCAAGTGACTTCAAAAACAATTTCGTCTTGCACCAGGGTATCCCTTCAATTCAGTACCTAATCAACTTAAGATTGGACTTGGCACATCACCTGCCAACCGTCCTCTTGCTTCACTAgcaaattttaacaataatctCCGACCAACATGTCAAATATGTGGGAAGTCTAGTCACCAAGCCTTGGATTGTTTTCATCGTATGAACTATTCCTACCAAGGCCGACATCCTCCACCACAACTTGCAGCCATGGTGACTTAATCCAATGTATTTGCTTGATGATCAATGGTATGCTAATGGTGGAGCCAACACCCATATTACCAATGATCTTGAGAATTTGTCCATTCAGCAACCCTTCCATCAAGAGGACATAATAGCAATGGGCAATGGTGCTGGGCTAACAATTGAGAATACTGGTTCAAGCACTCTTCACTCTTCTTTGTCTAAATTCCATCTTAAATAGATTTTGAATTGTCCTAATGCTTATGCTAACCTTTTGTCCATTCAACGTTTTTGTCAAGATAActcatgttattttattttgacttcatctttttttcttttttttttggacatctGGACTCGTGCAATACTCTTGGAGGAAAAAAGTGAGAATAGGCTTTATCTCCTTTGGCTACAATGAAATTTTCTCAAACAACCATATCTCTTTCCTGTTTTTCTAGGAATAAAAACCTCCTCTTTGAGATGTTGTTTCTCGTGtcttaaataaatttcagttgcATGTATCCTCCAATGGTTTTAATAAAAGTGTGGTTTGTGTTTCATGTCAATTAGGCAAAGGCAAAAAACTTATGTTCTCTTCTTCTAGTTGTATGTCTACTGCACCTTTGCAATTAATTCACAGTGATATTTGGACTTCACCAGTACTACCTGTCACTGGCTATAAATTCTATGTGATATTGGTGGATGATTACTCACGCTTTGTGTGGTTATATCCCTTACATTAAAAATCAGAAGTgtttactacaaaaaaaacaaatgttttgGGCCGTTTTTTTttagccctttttttttaaaccattttCAAAACGGCTCTACATATCAAGTATTAAAATCTcaatttgagtcgttttggacaaaaacggctctaatttgagccattttaattaaaacggctcaaaacgtttggagccgttttaaccaAAACGACTCAAAATGTTTGGAGCTATTTTAgactaaaacgactccaactagttggagtcgttttaaggaTCCAAAACggctttaaataaataaattaaaaattaaaaacaaaaaacaaaaattagattCGTTTTATGGTCCCTAAAAagactctaaattaaaatatatatatatatatatatatagtcgttTTTGAAACCCCTAAAATGactctaaattgaaaaaaaaataaaaaaaaaaaattagaagaactAATCCACAATAGTTCTTGATGAAGAAGTCCACAAACAACCCAATTCAATATCTTGAGCAATCCTTCAAAACTTTGATCCAAAAGCCTCAATGCCAGTTCCATTTAGAGTTACCACAaccaaagggaagaaaaaaaatatggaaagaagaagaagaagaaatgaaaccAGTAAAGCTTAAAGTtacaaagcataaaaaaaatacatgaattAAACTCGAAGTATTCTTGTAAACTTCCCTCAGAACCTCCTGCTTCTATGATATCACTGTCAACACTTACGCAATCGACAGCCTCACCACCTTTCTGTATTACCCAGGAAATCCCCCAAAAAATACCAACAGCAATATCATAAACAAAGACTTTGCTTTTCGAAAATAAAaccagagagagaaagagaatacATCTTGAAGAGCTTGTTGGGTGCACCACCGGTGACCTTGGTGACGCGGAGGAGGGCAGATCCGCCTTGAGATCCTTGAGCTGGTTCAGCAGCTTGGCCTTCGATTTCTGACACAACTCATGGACCTTGATTCTCACTGTgacattttcacaaacaaaaacgCGACAACATGGAAATCATGGACCTTGAAAAACGTGATTTTCAAAAACATAGAAACCCATAGTCagaaataatatgattttttggAAGCATAggaagcaggaaaaaaaaaaaccctgctCTTCACCTGGGCAGATGAACGAGGGCTCTCAAGCTCTGCCAAGAGACCCACGGCTGAGTCTCAAAAGACCCGGATGCACCTTCATGGAGCTGAAGCCGGTCCCGTCCATGAGCGGAATTGATGAACACGCCGAAGAAGATGGACTTGGGCTGGGCAAACCTGGCGGATTGGTGGATCTTCTCTCGAGCCCTACCAAGAGACCCACGGCCGGGGTCTCAAGAGACGGTGGTCGTGGGTCTCTTGAGACCCATGACGGTGGtcatcgagagagagagagaggaggaaggGAGAAGAACTctgaacaagaaagaagaaagaaatggagaaaggaagagagacaaagagaaaTGAGAGTGAATTAGATATTTTATGTGAGTCTgaaagggaggaaaaaaaaaaattaaaaacttgaaTGTGTTTTTTTGGCCATGCGCGCATGGGACACTCCAAAATTTAGGGTCGTTTTTggaagaaaacgactccaaaatTAGAGTCCTTTTCTTCCAAAAACGGCTACAACCGGagtttttttatcattttttttttgtaagtaacaggagcctttttatttttcaatcacttatttttatgtttaattaatttttttgttaactaaacatatagtatactagctaattaaaatagtattacatattaattatagggaaaagtatacataaaaaatatttttttaaaaaaaattaaaaaaaatttttaaaaaaaaaacaaaaacaaaaacaaatttttgtttaaaaaagaactgaaaattatatataaaaaaaataaacaaacatacaaaaattaaaactagtttttatttatttatttttctataattttttgttattttatatatatttttttaataattttatgaatggtatttttgtcataaggggaaacattgacattttttgatagcttgatgggggacattgacacaattggtagatTGGGGGGATATATAGATCgcaccacgatcgatcacattgattgtaccacgatccatcacatgatcatgtgtgatcaatcgtggtatgatctatgtaatggatcgtggtacgatttatgtgatGGATCATgatacgatcatgtgtgatcgattgtgCTACTCtctatgtgatcgattgtggtacgattAATGTGATCGATCTTGGTAcaatctaagtgtgatcgatcgtggtacgatcaatgtgatagaTCGTAATACGATCTAAGTGCGATaaattgtggtacgatctaaatgtgattgatcgtggtatgatctaagtgtgattgatcgtggtacaatcaatgTGATAGATCGTGGTACGATAATGTGTGATCGATtatggtacgatcatgtgtaaTCAATCGTGGTACAATCTGTGTAATTGATCTTGAGACGATCATGTGTGTTCGATCATGGTATGATCTACGTGGTACAATCtgtgtgatggatcgtggtacgatcatatgtgatggatcgtggtacgatatGTGTGAtggattgtggtacgatcatgtgtgatcgattatggtacgatcatgtgtgatggATTGTGGTACGAtttgtgtgatcgatcgtggtacgatcatgtgtgattaattaaaatattaaaaaaaaaaaaaaaaaaaaaaaaaaaaaaaaaaaaggaagaagaaggggggTGGCTGAGTGGAAGAGAAACATTGGAGCCTCAATGgtcaatttttaatatattattcttctGTTGTCAAAATGTTACAAGAATATATCTATTTACGTAATGCATCTATCTATTTCACtccctcttttattttattttattttatttacacaAAAAGCCCAATTTTCAATCACTCAATATGAGATTAAGAAGCACCACCAGAAAGACGATGATCGCCAGAAAAAGTAAAATGCCATAACACGTCCGTTTCCGGGTGTTCTTCCGGACGTATACCCTGGCAGTCGGAAATAGCTCTGGCGAAGTAGAGCTCAGTGTGCAACATTTACCTCTGGCGAGGCTGTCCATTATTATTCGCTCCCTTTGGGCCTGGACCAAGACGGCCATGTCCAGGAACACCTGGTGTAGCTCTTCCAGATTCTTCTCCATCTCCTTCGCACCATCGTGCCTCTCTTGAATCTCATGTATGCTGTCCAAAACTCTACTCCTGCCTTGCTCTTGAATGTCTCTTTGCAAGAATGTCTCACTCTCACCTGCATCTTTTAATTTgtcacatttttttctttaatgttatatatattcttgaattttgctagacccatttaattaaaaaaaatataaaatcgaAAAGATTAATCCCAAGCTCTCTGACCTGTAGAGATAAGAAGGTCAACGGTCTTGTCATCGGGATTTTCACCGGTGACGGTGAAGCACCTCCATTGTACGGTCTCCCGGTACTCGGACAAGATATGCTGCCTCAGGCCATTGAAGTTGTCCATGGAGTCCTTGAGCTTCTTACTCAGCCCGTTCACGACGGAGGTCCGGGCCCGGTCCGACGACGAGCCGGGTCCGCAGCCGGAGCTGTCGAGGGCCTCGAGCTTGGCCTTGACAAGGTTGGCTTTCTTGAGGGCGAGGGCGAAGTCGGCATCCACGCGGGAGCGGAGGTCCTTGACGGCCTTGGCGTTGTGGAGGGTTACGCTCTGCCCGTTGTAGCTCCGGAGGGCCTCGTTGAGGCGGTCCAGCTCCTTGAGCTCGTCTTTGACGGCCTCCACGTCGTCAAAGAACTTGTCGAGGTTGTCGCCGGTGGAACCGGACGCGGTGGAGGACATCCCGACGAGGTGGTAGTCCGGGGAGGCTTGCTCGCCTCGGAAGCGAGAGAAGCCAGGGAAGGAGCCGGCAGAGAAGGAATcgttcatctttcttcttcgcTGGTACAAAGAGGAAATAAGCCTCGGAATATAAGcgaaatttgagaaaatggaGTATTTATTTAAGAAGTGGGGAGTAGAGGGGGTCTGGGCCGGGTCAACGACGACTACTTTGGTTGAAGCTTTGAAGGAGTTTTCAGAGACAGAGAAATGGAGTTTTGGAATGTTTCACTTCttggagaagaggaagaaacgtcagagagagagagagggcagGGAAACGGTCTCGGCCGAGTCGGCCGAGTCGGGTTTGAAATGGGGGAAGGTTCGAAACTCGTTTTTGCGTTCTGGGGTGAGATTCGTCATTCGTGGGTAGGAATggtaataatataataaaatcgTGGTGGGGTGGGGGACTGGGGAAGGGGGAATtggtactttttcttttcttttgatattcAATTGTCGTTTGCAGAAGAAATGGAAATATGtttattaaaagaatttgaaaataacAAGTGTAAAACTGTAAATAAAGATgaaatttggaaaattaattggGATGCTGCCATTTCAAAGGAGTTGGAGAAAATTGGGGTCGGTGTGTTGATCCAGGATGTAGATGCAGGGCCGGCTCAATACATTTTGGGGCCTTAGGCGAAAAGTTTAAATgagacatttttaaaaaaaaaaaatttgaatattaattaatttaaaaaatagaatggtAAAACTTGATTTGTCAAAGGAAAGACAAATTAGTGTTAGAATGTTTCCTAAAaccgaataaaaaaaattaatgcaattgattaatttagttttggtaattaattttattttaatcactAATCAGATATGGATTAATTTTACGGACTTGAATAATAAGCTATtgggaaataatgaaaattgagaagagagaaattcaaattcaaataagacttgaataggaaaattgagataaaaaaaataaaaacttataaagaataggatttaaaatggaaacttagagatttttcatcttcttagcattcattttttattttttcattttattttgattcttgaacgttggacttaacaccttcaattttttgaacACTGAACataaagccttcaatttttaATGTGAGTAATTAAGACCTTTAATTTAGAAGCtttcatatctcattaattctattttgaacgtcAACGTTCATAGAAATTGAATGCCTTTAATGCAGAGATTTTTCATATCTCATAAGTCACAAGTCGTTGGTAATTAgatgtacaaaaaattaaaggcctttaatttagacttttcatatctcacaagtcgttggtaattaattaaggcctgaatttttatttttattttttttaacctacAGTTTTTTGATGGGAGAAGGCCCCTAGGCAGCATATTTTAAGGCATTGACTGGGGGCATTACCGAAAACAATGCTTTGATGATTCGTCTTTTTGTACgcactttttttcttaaaataaatctcCATTAATTGGGGCCTTATAAAATTGGGCCCTGCATTATATTAttgccttttttaattttatttttaccaagatTTGTGGCCTTATTTAAGTGTATTGATCGTATTTAaggctttaatttttattttttttagaaataaatctctattaatatttttaaattaggggccttattaaattgggggTCTTAGGCGGTCGCCTAATCCGCCTAAGGCTCCAGCCGGCCCTGTGTAGATGGAAGGGTGGTGGCAGCACGTACGGTTGAAGGTTGTCTCCTATATCACTGATCTTGTTGCAGCTGAATCAATCGCAGCCTGGTATGCAGTAGTTCTTGGCAGAGAAATGGGGGGTACTCGGATTATTTTGGAGGGTGATTCCATAGGTGGTGGTCTCGGCTCTGTCATGCAATCGACCTTATGGTCAAGGGCTGGATGATATCAAAGCTAGTTTCCCCCACTTCTCTTCGGCGGACGTCTTGCATGCTCATAGAGATGCGAATCGGGCGGCTCATGTGTTGGCTAAGTTTGCACTTTTTCAACTGTTGGACAACACTTGGATAACAGAGGGCCCCTCTTTTATCTAACATGTTGTAGCAGCAAATTGTGACTATATCTGATTGAGCATTTATAGTAGttcttattttcaaaaaaaaaaaaaaaaaaaaaaaaaaaaaaaagatgaaatttGGTCGCCTTGACTTGGGTTTCACCCTAATTGCTCGAAATAATGTTTATAGCTCTaatatttattctatttattttgattaatcaatAGCTTCTATGACTTTTTTATATCCATA encodes:
- the LOC133873892 gene encoding syntaxin-121-like, whose amino-acid sequence is MNDSFSAGSFPGFSRFRGEQASPDYHLVGMSSTASGSTGDNLDKFFDDVEAVKDELKELDRLNEALRSYNGQSVTLHNAKAVKDLRSRVDADFALALKKANLVKAKLEALDSSGCGPGSSSDRARTSVVNGLSKKLKDSMDNFNGLRQHILSEYRETVQWRCFTVTGENPDDKTVDLLISTGESETFLQRDIQEQGRSRVLDSIHEIQERHDGAKEMEKNLEELHQVFLDMAVLVQAQRERIIMDSLARGKCCTLSSTSPELFPTARVYVRKNTRKRTCYGILLFLAIIVFLVVLLNLILSD